The proteins below are encoded in one region of Pseudomonas sp. SCB32:
- the tpx gene encoding thiol peroxidase, with amino-acid sequence MAQVTLKGNPVSVDGKLPQKGEQAPALKLVAGDLSDVSLENYAGKRKVLNIFPSVDTPTCATSVRKFNAEASKLANTVVLCVSADLPFAQARFCGAEGLENVVNLSTLRGREFLANYGVAISSGPLVGLAARAVVVLDEQNKVLHSELVGEIADEPNYAAAIAALN; translated from the coding sequence ATGGCTCAAGTTACCCTCAAGGGCAATCCGGTTTCCGTCGATGGCAAGCTGCCGCAGAAAGGCGAGCAGGCTCCGGCCCTCAAACTGGTCGCTGGCGACCTCTCCGACGTCTCCCTGGAAAACTACGCCGGCAAGCGCAAGGTGCTGAACATCTTCCCCAGCGTCGACACCCCGACTTGCGCCACCTCCGTGCGCAAGTTCAACGCTGAAGCGAGCAAGCTGGCCAACACCGTGGTGCTGTGCGTTTCCGCCGATCTGCCGTTCGCCCAGGCGCGCTTTTGCGGCGCCGAAGGCCTGGAGAACGTAGTCAACCTGTCCACCCTGCGTGGCCGCGAGTTCCTCGCCAACTACGGCGTGGCCATCTCCAGCGGTCCGCTGGTTGGCCTGGCTGCCCGCGCAGTGGTCGTACTGGACGAGCAGAACAAGGTGCTGCACAGCGAGCTGGTCGGCGAAATCGCCGATGAGCCGAACTACGCCGCCGCCATCGCCGCGCTGAACTGA
- a CDS encoding MdtA/MuxA family multidrug efflux RND transporter periplasmic adaptor subunit: protein MTPSNGTPSKLRTLRPWLFTAIIFAGVVGLIMWLHSTSSGAPAAQGGGRGGRPSPGQMAAGQGAAVTVSVAPAVKGDLPVHYHALGTVTAYNTVNVRARVSGQLVKVPFQEGQEVKAGDVLAVIDPRPFQAALDQAQGTLQQNQAQLKNAQIDLARYKGLYAEDSIAKQTLDTQDALVRQYEGTLKTNEGQVADAKLNLEFTQVRAPISGRVGLRQVDVGNLVTSGDTTPLVVITQVKPISVVFSLPQQQLGTIARELYSDRTVPVQAMDRNQNQTLATGVLKTLDNQIDTTTGTVKLKAGFENDDHKLFPNQFVNVRLLAETLQGVLTIPANAVQRGNDGTYVYKVGDETKAKRQLVTLGTSEGERVVVTEGLKEGDRVVVEGTDRLRDGMRMNIVTADAKARATSEDGDKSGAKPFGSDSPAQDSGKSE from the coding sequence ATGACCCCAAGCAACGGAACGCCCTCGAAACTCCGCACCCTGCGGCCCTGGCTCTTCACCGCGATCATTTTCGCCGGTGTGGTGGGTCTGATCATGTGGCTGCATTCGACGTCCAGCGGGGCGCCGGCAGCCCAGGGCGGCGGGCGTGGCGGGCGGCCGAGTCCGGGGCAGATGGCAGCGGGGCAGGGCGCGGCGGTGACCGTCAGCGTCGCGCCGGCCGTCAAGGGTGATCTGCCGGTGCACTACCACGCGCTGGGCACCGTCACGGCCTACAACACGGTCAACGTCCGCGCGCGGGTCAGCGGCCAGTTGGTCAAGGTGCCGTTCCAGGAGGGCCAGGAAGTGAAGGCCGGCGACGTGCTGGCGGTGATCGACCCACGGCCGTTCCAGGCTGCGCTGGACCAGGCCCAGGGCACCCTGCAGCAGAACCAGGCGCAACTGAAGAACGCGCAGATCGACCTGGCGCGCTACAAGGGCCTGTATGCCGAGGACTCCATCGCCAAGCAGACCCTGGATACCCAGGATGCGCTGGTGCGCCAATACGAAGGCACCCTGAAGACCAACGAGGGGCAGGTCGCCGACGCCAAGCTGAATCTCGAGTTCACCCAGGTGCGCGCGCCCATCTCCGGTCGCGTCGGCCTGCGCCAGGTGGACGTGGGCAACCTGGTCACTTCCGGTGATACCACGCCGCTGGTGGTGATCACCCAGGTCAAGCCGATCTCCGTGGTGTTCAGCCTGCCGCAGCAGCAACTCGGCACCATCGCCCGCGAGCTCTACAGCGACCGGACGGTGCCGGTCCAGGCGATGGACCGCAACCAGAACCAGACCCTGGCTACCGGCGTGCTGAAGACCCTGGACAACCAGATCGACACCACCACCGGCACGGTCAAGCTCAAGGCCGGCTTCGAGAACGACGACCACAAGTTGTTCCCCAACCAGTTCGTCAACGTCCGCCTGCTCGCCGAGACCCTGCAGGGCGTGCTGACCATTCCGGCCAACGCCGTGCAGCGCGGCAACGATGGCACCTACGTGTACAAGGTCGGCGACGAGACCAAGGCCAAGCGCCAGCTCGTGACCCTGGGCACCAGCGAGGGTGAGCGGGTCGTGGTCACCGAGGGCCTGAAGGAGGGCGACCGCGTGGTCGTCGAAGGTACCGACCGCCTGCGCGACGGCATGCGCATGAACATCGTCACTGCCGACGCCAAGGCCCGCGCCACCAGTGAGGACGGCGACAAGAGCGGCGCCAAGCCATTCGGCTCGGACAGCCCGGCCCAGGACAGCGGTAAGAGCGAATGA
- a CDS encoding multidrug efflux RND transporter permease subunit: MNLSRPFILRPVATSLLTLALMLAGILSFGLLPVAPLPNVDFPTIMVQAALPGASPETMASTVATPLERALGRIAGVTDMTSSSSLGNTTIVVQFDLSKDIDGAAREVQSAINAAMSLLPTGMPNNPTYRKANPSDMPIMILTLTSDTYSRGQMYDLASTIVSPKLSQVKGVGQVSIGGSSLPAVRIDVNPDQLSQYGISLDNVRTAIANTNADGPKGALEFGGRHWQVDSNDQLRKASEYAPLIVHYNASNGAAVRLKDVAKVSDSVEDVRNAGFSDNLPAVLLIITRQPGANIIEATDAIHAQLPIIQDVLGPQVKLSVMDDRSPSIRSSLDEAELTLIVSVMLVILVVYLFLRNGRATLIPSLAVPVSLVGTFAVMYLCGFSLNNLSLMALIIATGFVVDDAIVVVENIARRIEEGDPPLKAAIRGAREVSFTVLSMTLSLVAVFIPLLLMGGITGRLFREFSVTLAAAILVSLVVSLTLTPMLCARLLKPIERSPKASMTRESNRYFVAFMLRYRASLSWALEHSRLMVVILLGCIALNFYLFVVVPKGFLPQQDSGRLRGFAVADQSISFQALDQKMAQFRTILSADPGVENVVGFVGGGKWQSSNTGSFFVTLKDIGQRDSAEVIVNRLRKQLAKIPGATLYLQAGQDVRIGGRQSNAQYEFTLRSDDLVLLREWGPKVEAVLNKIPQLVDVNSDAQDKGVQSRLVIDRDRAGSLGVNVSEVDAVLNNSYGQRQISTIFNPLNQYHVVMEVDQPYQESPEELRQVYVIGSNGQRVPLSAFTHVEPSRAPLTVNHQGQFAATTFSFNLAPGALIGPARDAVMAALEPLHLPIDIQATFEGNAGAVQDTQNNMPWLILLALVAVYIVLGILYESYVHPLTILSTLPSAGVGAMLTLMLFRTELSLIALIGVILLIGIVKKNAIMMIDFALDAERTLGLSPRDAILEACMKRFRPIMMTSLAAILGALPLIFGVGGDAALRRPLGMTIVGGLIGSQLLTLYTTPVVYLYLDRLRHWVNKKRGVRTDGALETPV; this comes from the coding sequence ATGAACCTCTCCCGCCCGTTCATCCTGCGCCCGGTCGCCACCAGCCTGCTGACCCTGGCGCTGATGCTGGCCGGCATCCTGTCCTTCGGCCTGCTGCCGGTGGCGCCACTGCCCAACGTGGATTTCCCCACCATCATGGTGCAGGCGGCGCTGCCCGGCGCCAGCCCGGAAACCATGGCATCCACCGTGGCAACGCCGCTGGAGCGCGCGCTCGGGCGCATCGCCGGGGTCACCGACATGACCTCCAGCAGCTCGCTGGGCAACACCACCATCGTCGTGCAGTTCGACCTGTCCAAGGACATCGACGGCGCGGCGCGCGAGGTGCAGTCGGCGATCAACGCGGCGATGAGCCTCCTGCCCACCGGCATGCCGAACAACCCGACGTACCGCAAGGCGAACCCGTCGGACATGCCGATCATGATCCTCACCCTGACCTCGGACACCTACTCCCGTGGGCAGATGTACGACCTCGCCTCGACCATCGTGTCGCCCAAGCTGTCGCAGGTGAAGGGCGTGGGCCAGGTGAGCATTGGCGGCTCCTCGCTGCCGGCGGTGCGGATCGACGTCAACCCGGACCAGCTCAGCCAGTACGGCATTTCCCTAGACAACGTGCGCACGGCCATCGCCAACACCAACGCCGACGGCCCCAAGGGCGCGCTGGAGTTCGGCGGGCGCCACTGGCAGGTGGATTCCAACGACCAGTTGCGCAAGGCCAGCGAGTACGCGCCGCTGATCGTCCACTACAACGCCAGCAACGGCGCGGCGGTGCGCCTGAAGGATGTGGCCAAGGTCAGCGATTCGGTGGAAGACGTGCGCAACGCCGGCTTCTCCGACAACCTGCCGGCGGTACTGCTGATCATCACCCGCCAGCCGGGCGCCAACATCATCGAGGCCACCGACGCCATCCACGCGCAGCTGCCGATCATCCAGGACGTGCTCGGCCCGCAGGTGAAACTGTCGGTGATGGACGACCGCAGCCCATCGATCCGCTCCTCCCTGGATGAGGCCGAGCTGACCCTGATCGTCTCGGTGATGCTGGTGATCCTGGTGGTCTACCTGTTCCTGCGCAACGGCCGCGCCACGCTGATCCCCAGCCTGGCGGTGCCGGTGTCGCTGGTGGGCACCTTTGCGGTCATGTACCTGTGCGGCTTCTCGCTGAACAACCTGTCGCTGATGGCGCTGATCATCGCCACCGGCTTCGTGGTGGACGATGCCATCGTGGTGGTGGAGAACATCGCCCGGCGCATCGAGGAGGGCGACCCACCACTCAAGGCGGCGATCCGCGGCGCGCGCGAGGTGAGCTTCACCGTGCTGTCGATGACCCTGTCGCTGGTGGCGGTGTTCATTCCGCTGCTGTTGATGGGCGGCATCACCGGGCGTCTGTTCCGCGAGTTCTCGGTGACCCTGGCAGCGGCCATCCTGGTCTCGCTGGTGGTGTCCCTGACCCTGACGCCGATGCTCTGCGCGCGTCTGCTCAAGCCCATCGAGCGATCGCCGAAGGCGTCGATGACGCGCGAGAGCAACCGCTACTTCGTCGCCTTCATGCTGCGCTACCGCGCCAGCCTGAGCTGGGCGCTGGAGCACTCGCGGCTGATGGTGGTGATCCTGCTGGGCTGTATCGCGCTGAACTTCTACCTGTTCGTGGTGGTGCCCAAGGGCTTCCTGCCGCAGCAGGACTCCGGGCGCCTGCGCGGCTTCGCGGTGGCCGACCAGAGCATCTCGTTCCAGGCGCTGGACCAGAAGATGGCGCAGTTCCGCACCATCCTCTCCGCCGATCCGGGAGTGGAGAACGTGGTGGGCTTCGTCGGCGGTGGCAAGTGGCAGTCGAGCAACACCGGCTCCTTCTTCGTCACCCTGAAGGATATTGGTCAGCGCGATTCGGCGGAGGTCATCGTCAATCGCCTGCGCAAGCAGCTGGCGAAGATTCCCGGCGCCACGCTCTACCTGCAGGCCGGCCAGGACGTGCGCATCGGCGGCCGGCAGAGCAACGCCCAGTACGAATTCACCCTGCGCAGCGATGACCTGGTCCTGCTGCGCGAGTGGGGACCCAAGGTCGAGGCGGTGCTGAACAAGATTCCGCAGCTGGTGGACGTCAACAGCGACGCCCAGGACAAGGGCGTGCAGAGCCGCCTGGTGATCGACCGCGACCGCGCCGGCAGCCTCGGCGTCAACGTCTCCGAAGTGGACGCGGTGCTGAACAACTCCTATGGCCAGCGCCAGATTTCGACCATCTTCAACCCGCTGAACCAGTACCACGTGGTGATGGAGGTGGATCAGCCCTACCAGGAGTCGCCGGAGGAGCTGCGCCAGGTCTACGTGATTGGCAGCAACGGCCAGCGCGTGCCGCTGTCGGCCTTCACCCATGTGGAGCCGAGCCGCGCGCCGCTGACGGTCAACCACCAGGGGCAGTTCGCCGCGACCACCTTTTCCTTCAACCTGGCGCCCGGCGCGCTGATCGGCCCGGCCCGCGACGCGGTGATGGCGGCGCTGGAGCCGCTGCACCTGCCCATCGATATCCAGGCCACCTTCGAGGGCAACGCCGGCGCGGTGCAGGACACCCAGAACAACATGCCCTGGCTGATCCTGCTGGCGCTGGTGGCGGTGTACATCGTGCTCGGCATCCTCTACGAGAGCTATGTGCACCCGCTGACCATCCTCTCGACGCTACCGTCCGCCGGGGTCGGGGCCATGCTGACGCTGATGCTGTTCCGCACCGAGCTGTCGCTGATCGCGCTGATCGGGGTGATCCTGCTGATCGGCATTGTGAAGAAGAACGCCATCATGATGATCGACTTCGCCCTGGACGCCGAACGCACCCTCGGACTGTCGCCGCGCGATGCGATCCTGGAAGCCTGCATGAAGCGTTTCCGGCCGATCATGATGACCAGCCTGGCCGCCATCCTGGGCGCGCTGCCGCTGATCTTCGGCGTCGGTGGCGATGCCGCGCTGCGCCGCCCGCTGGGCATGACCATCGTCGGCGGCCTGATCGGCAGCCAGCTGCTGACCCTGTACACCACCCCTGTCGTCTACCTCTACCTCGACCGCCTGCGCCATTGGGTCAACAAGAAGCGCGGCGTGCGCACCGATGGCGCCCTGGAGACACCCGTATGA
- a CDS encoding aldo/keto reductase, with translation MKTRRLGPQGPSVSAIGLGCMGMSDFYTTGSDEKESVATLHRALELGVTLLDTADVYGPHTNEELLGRALKGKREQTFLATKFGLVRNPDQPTSRGANGRPEYVRQVVEDSLKRLGTDHIDLYYQHRVDPTVPIEETVGAMAELVWAGKVRYLGLSEASTETLERAHKVHPITALQSEYSLWTRDPEENGVLDTCRRLGIGFVPYSPLGRGFLTGALKSPDDFAEDDYRRFSPRFTGENFARNLQLVEKVGELAAERGVKPSQLALAWVLAQGEHLVPIPGTKQRKYLEENVAAVALELSAAELAEIDAIFPAGAAAGGRYSEEVMRLIQ, from the coding sequence ATGAAAACCCGCCGCCTCGGCCCGCAGGGCCCCAGCGTTTCCGCCATCGGCCTCGGCTGCATGGGCATGTCCGACTTCTACACCACCGGCAGCGACGAGAAGGAATCCGTCGCCACCCTGCACCGCGCCCTGGAGCTGGGCGTCACGCTGCTCGACACCGCCGACGTCTACGGTCCGCACACCAATGAAGAACTGCTCGGACGAGCACTGAAAGGCAAGCGCGAACAGACCTTCCTGGCCACCAAGTTCGGCCTGGTGCGCAACCCCGACCAACCCACGAGCCGGGGCGCCAATGGTCGACCGGAGTACGTGCGGCAAGTCGTGGAGGACAGCCTGAAACGCCTGGGCACCGACCATATCGACCTCTACTACCAGCACCGCGTCGACCCCACGGTGCCCATCGAGGAAACCGTCGGCGCCATGGCGGAGCTGGTATGGGCCGGCAAGGTGCGCTACCTGGGGCTGAGCGAGGCCTCGACCGAAACCCTGGAGCGCGCGCACAAGGTCCACCCGATCACCGCCCTGCAAAGCGAATACTCCTTGTGGACCCGCGATCCGGAGGAAAACGGCGTACTGGACACCTGCCGGCGCCTGGGCATCGGCTTCGTCCCCTACAGCCCGCTGGGGCGCGGCTTCCTCACCGGCGCGCTGAAAAGCCCGGATGACTTCGCCGAGGATGACTACCGCCGCTTCAGCCCGCGCTTCACCGGGGAAAACTTCGCCAGAAACCTGCAACTGGTGGAGAAAGTCGGCGAACTGGCCGCCGAGCGTGGGGTGAAACCCTCGCAGCTGGCGCTGGCCTGGGTGCTGGCGCAGGGCGAGCACCTGGTACCGATTCCCGGCACCAAGCAGCGCAAATACCTGGAAGAGAACGTCGCCGCCGTGGCGCTTGAACTCAGCGCCGCCGAGCTGGCCGAGATCGACGCCATCTTCCCCGCCGGAGCCGCCGCCGGCGGGCGCTACAGCGAAGAGGTGATGCGCCTGATCCAGTGA
- a CDS encoding LysR family transcriptional regulator encodes MDRLQAMQVFARIVELKAFGKAADSLQLPRASVTQLIQQLESHLGVQLLRRTTRQVSVTPDGQAYYERCVRLLEDLEEAENCFSDSPENPRGKLRVDLPSSLGRLVVIPALPAFCRRYPLIELELSLSDRQVDLVREGVDCVLRAGDLPDSSLVGRRIAELEQLSCVSRSYLEEYGLPEHPERLAGHLAVNYQSASSGRIFDLEFRFDGELRTQRLPSRITVNNADAYIAACRAGFGLIQAPRYHLCDGLASGELVEVLEQWRPPPLLLSVLYPVRRQMSRRLRVFSDWLAQVFAERSW; translated from the coding sequence ATGGATCGCTTGCAGGCCATGCAGGTATTTGCCCGCATCGTCGAACTCAAGGCCTTCGGCAAGGCGGCGGACAGCCTGCAGTTGCCGCGCGCCAGCGTGACCCAGCTGATCCAGCAGCTGGAGTCGCACCTGGGGGTACAGCTGCTGCGCCGCACCACCCGCCAGGTCAGCGTCACCCCTGACGGCCAGGCCTACTACGAACGCTGCGTGCGGCTGCTGGAGGATCTGGAGGAGGCGGAGAACTGCTTCTCCGACTCGCCGGAAAACCCGCGCGGCAAGCTGCGGGTAGACCTGCCCAGTTCGCTGGGGCGGCTGGTGGTGATCCCGGCGCTGCCGGCGTTCTGCCGCCGCTATCCGCTGATCGAGCTGGAGCTGAGTCTCAGCGACCGCCAGGTGGACCTGGTGCGCGAGGGGGTGGATTGCGTGCTGCGCGCCGGCGATCTACCCGATTCCAGCCTGGTGGGCCGGCGCATCGCCGAACTGGAACAGCTCAGCTGCGTGAGCCGTTCGTACCTTGAGGAATACGGCTTGCCGGAGCATCCGGAGCGGCTGGCCGGGCATCTGGCGGTGAATTACCAGTCGGCCTCCAGCGGGCGCATCTTCGACCTGGAGTTTCGCTTCGACGGCGAACTGCGCACGCAGCGGCTGCCCAGCCGGATTACCGTGAACAACGCCGACGCCTATATCGCGGCCTGCCGCGCGGGATTCGGGCTGATCCAGGCGCCGCGCTACCACCTGTGCGATGGGCTGGCCAGCGGCGAGCTGGTGGAGGTGCTGGAGCAGTGGCGTCCGCCGCCGTTGCTGCTGAGTGTGCTGTATCCGGTGCGACGGCAGATGTCGCGGCGCTTGCGGGTGTTTTCTGATTGGTTGGCGCAGGTGTTTGCGGAGCGGAGTTGGTGA
- a CDS encoding MdtB/MuxB family multidrug efflux RND transporter permease subunit has product MNPSRLFILRPVATTLLMVAILLSGIIAYRFLPISALPEVDYPTIQVVTLYPGASPDIMTSSVTAPLENQLGQIPGLNEMSSTSSGGASVITLQFSLQVNLDVAEQEVQAAINTAQSLLPKDLPNQPVYSKVNPADAPILTLAVMSADMPLPQIQDLVDTRLAQKISQISGVGLVSISGGQRPAVRIRANPAALASAGLSLQDLQTTVTNNNLNGPKGSFDGPTRSATLDANDQLKSADAYRDLIIAYKNGSPLRVRDVASVEDDAENVRLAAWANNTPAVVLNIQRQPGANVIEVVDSIKRMLPQLQANLPGSLEVTVLTDRTTTIRASVADVQFELFLAVCLVVMVTFLFLRNISATLIPSFAVPLSLIGTFGVMYLAGFSINNLTLMALTIATGFVVDDAIVMVENIARYLEQGDSPLDAALKGSKQIGFTIISLTFSLIAVLIPLLFMGDVAGRLFREFAITLAVAILISGFVSLTLTPMLSAKLLRHVEPENEGRFARAAGRFIEHMIERYAAALRVVLRHQPLTLLVAIATLAFTALLYVAMPKGFFPVQDTGVIQGIAEAPQSISFQAMANRQQDLAKVVLQDPAVESLSSFIGVDGTNATLNTGRLLINLKPHADRDVTATEVIQRLQPELDKVAGIRLYLQPVQDLTIEDRVARTQYQFTLQDADPQVLSEWVPKLVDHLEQLPELVDVASDWQDKGLQAYINIDRDTASRLGVSLSSIDSVLYNAFGQRLISTIFTQATQYRVVLEVAPEFQIGPQSLDNLYVPASDGTQVRLSSLAKVEERHTLLAVNHIAQFPAATISFNLAKGVALGEAVQAIRGVESQMDLPLSLQGSFRGAAQAFESSLSNTLLLVLASIVTMYIVLGILYESFIHPVTILSTLPSAGVGALLALMLSGQEIGIVAIIGIILLIGIVKKNAIMMIDFALDAERNEGKPPHEAIYQACLLRFRPILMTTMAALLGALPLMLAGGAGAELRRPLGVTMVGGLLLSQLLTLFTTPVIYLYFDRLATRWAAWRGRHGLDVNSIDPAERG; this is encoded by the coding sequence ATGAACCCGTCACGCCTGTTCATCCTGCGGCCGGTCGCCACCACGCTGTTGATGGTGGCGATCCTGCTGTCGGGGATCATTGCCTATCGCTTCCTGCCGATCTCGGCACTGCCGGAGGTGGACTACCCGACCATCCAGGTGGTGACCCTGTACCCCGGCGCCAGCCCGGACATCATGACCTCGTCGGTCACCGCGCCGCTGGAGAACCAGCTGGGGCAGATTCCCGGTCTCAATGAAATGTCCTCCACCAGCTCCGGTGGCGCCTCGGTGATCACCCTGCAGTTCAGCCTGCAGGTGAACCTCGACGTGGCCGAGCAGGAAGTGCAGGCGGCGATCAACACCGCGCAGAGCCTGCTGCCCAAGGACCTGCCGAACCAGCCGGTGTACAGCAAGGTGAACCCGGCGGATGCGCCGATCCTGACCCTGGCGGTGATGTCGGCGGACATGCCGCTGCCGCAGATCCAGGATCTGGTGGACACTCGTCTTGCACAGAAGATTTCGCAGATTTCCGGCGTCGGCCTGGTCAGCATCAGCGGCGGCCAACGCCCGGCGGTGCGCATCCGCGCCAACCCGGCGGCCCTGGCATCGGCCGGCCTGAGCCTGCAGGACCTGCAGACCACCGTCACCAACAACAACCTCAACGGCCCCAAGGGCAGCTTCGACGGCCCGACCCGCTCGGCGACCCTGGACGCCAATGACCAACTCAAGTCCGCCGACGCCTACCGCGACCTGATCATCGCTTACAAGAACGGCTCGCCATTGCGCGTGCGCGATGTCGCCAGCGTCGAGGACGATGCCGAGAACGTGCGCCTGGCTGCCTGGGCCAACAATACGCCGGCGGTGGTGCTGAACATCCAGCGCCAGCCGGGCGCCAACGTCATCGAGGTGGTGGACAGCATCAAGCGGATGCTGCCGCAGCTGCAGGCGAACCTGCCGGGCAGCCTCGAAGTGACGGTGCTCACCGACCGCACCACGACCATTCGCGCCTCCGTGGCGGACGTGCAGTTCGAGCTGTTCCTCGCCGTCTGCCTGGTGGTGATGGTCACCTTCCTGTTCCTGCGCAACATATCGGCGACCCTGATCCCCAGTTTCGCCGTGCCGTTGTCGCTGATCGGCACCTTCGGCGTGATGTATCTCGCCGGCTTCTCGATCAACAACCTGACGCTGATGGCGCTGACCATCGCCACCGGTTTCGTGGTGGACGACGCCATCGTCATGGTGGAGAACATCGCCCGCTACCTGGAGCAGGGCGACTCGCCGCTGGATGCCGCGCTCAAGGGCTCCAAGCAGATCGGCTTCACCATCATCTCGCTGACCTTCTCGCTGATCGCCGTGCTGATCCCGCTGCTGTTCATGGGCGACGTGGCCGGCCGGCTGTTCCGCGAGTTCGCCATCACCCTGGCGGTGGCCATTCTCATCTCGGGCTTCGTCTCCCTGACCCTGACGCCGATGCTCAGCGCCAAGCTGCTGCGCCACGTCGAGCCGGAGAACGAAGGGCGCTTCGCCCGCGCCGCCGGGCGCTTCATCGAGCACATGATCGAGCGTTACGCGGCCGCGCTGCGCGTGGTCCTGCGTCACCAGCCGCTGACCCTGCTGGTGGCCATCGCCACCCTGGCGTTCACCGCGCTGCTCTACGTGGCCATGCCCAAGGGCTTCTTCCCGGTGCAGGACACCGGGGTGATCCAGGGTATCGCCGAGGCGCCGCAGTCGATCTCCTTCCAGGCCATGGCCAACCGGCAGCAGGACCTGGCCAAGGTGGTGCTGCAGGACCCGGCGGTGGAAAGCCTGTCGTCCTTCATCGGCGTCGACGGCACCAACGCCACGCTCAACACCGGGCGCCTGCTGATCAACTTGAAGCCCCATGCCGACCGCGATGTCACGGCCACCGAGGTGATCCAGCGCCTGCAACCGGAGCTGGACAAGGTCGCCGGGATCCGCCTGTACCTGCAGCCGGTGCAGGACCTGACCATCGAAGACCGCGTGGCCCGCACCCAGTACCAGTTCACCCTGCAGGACGCCGACCCACAGGTGCTGTCGGAGTGGGTGCCGAAACTGGTGGACCACCTGGAGCAGCTGCCGGAGCTGGTCGATGTCGCCAGCGACTGGCAGGACAAGGGCCTGCAGGCCTACATCAACATTGATCGCGACACCGCCTCGCGACTGGGCGTGAGCCTGTCGAGCATCGACAGCGTGCTGTACAACGCCTTTGGCCAGCGACTGATCTCCACCATCTTCACCCAGGCCACCCAGTACCGCGTGGTGCTGGAGGTGGCGCCGGAATTCCAGATCGGCCCGCAGTCGCTGGACAACCTCTACGTGCCCGCCAGTGACGGTACCCAGGTGCGCCTGTCGAGCCTGGCGAAGGTCGAGGAGCGCCATACCCTGCTGGCGGTCAACCACATCGCCCAGTTCCCGGCGGCGACCATCTCCTTCAACCTGGCCAAGGGCGTCGCCCTCGGCGAGGCGGTGCAGGCGATCCGTGGCGTCGAGTCGCAGATGGACCTGCCGCTGAGCCTGCAGGGCAGCTTCCGCGGCGCGGCCCAGGCCTTCGAATCGTCGCTGTCGAACACCCTGCTGCTGGTGCTGGCGTCCATCGTCACCATGTACATCGTGCTGGGCATTCTCTACGAGAGCTTCATCCACCCGGTGACCATCCTCTCCACGCTGCCCTCGGCGGGCGTGGGCGCGCTGCTGGCGCTGATGCTCTCGGGGCAGGAGATCGGCATCGTGGCGATCATCGGCATCATCCTGCTGATCGGCATCGTGAAGAAGAACGCGATCATGATGATCGACTTTGCCCTGGACGCCGAACGCAACGAGGGCAAGCCGCCCCATGAAGCGATCTACCAGGCCTGCCTGCTGCGCTTCCGGCCGATCCTGATGACCACCATGGCCGCCTTGCTCGGTGCGCTGCCGCTGATGCTCGCCGGCGGTGCCGGCGCCGAACTGCGTCGGCCGCTGGGCGTGACCATGGTCGGCGGCCTGCTGCTCAGCCAGTTGCTGACCCTGTTCACCACGCCGGTGATCTACCTGTACTTCGACCGACTCGCCACGCGCTGGGCCGCCTGGCGCGGTCGCCATGGCCTGGACGTGAACAGCATCGACCCGGCGGAGCGCGGGTGA